The following are encoded in a window of Arcobacter arenosus genomic DNA:
- a CDS encoding alkaline phosphatase PhoX translates to MNHKNALKSLVASSAIALIFTACSQPELASVNKDGHNDIYFKPVAAPIMDAEKKKIMTSSEVVINGDVHKIGWHTIARTGQKLPSLDGKTMEIFGQVKNEMGQAINHKDGSPFICKTSKDGSGPDHTTLHEKDGKLFAITQFECGPGAMYISRLEKTQEGGLKAVATSHISQAEFEGGWVHCAGMKTPWGSHLGSEEYEPNAKKVQKDEYYQNFDLYFKEGKAALNPYFWGWTPEVTITNSKGDTEYVKHYSMGRFAHELAYVMPDEKTVYLSDDGTNGALFMFIADEARDLSSGRLYSAKLSQKSDKNGGAFDITWINLGKTDDATIRKAIEKRLSFEDIFSSVTPDGATCPSGFTSINTTAGHECLKVKPGMGIIASRLESRRFAALRGATTEFRKKEGITFDKTNGNVYLAMSRIQYGMEDFAKKGKKNDKYDIGGNNDIKLPLNSCGGVYKLPVGIAKDSKGLAIDSKMVITSMSGEVMGEMKSYPEGGEFDGNKCAVDKIAEPDNLTFIDNSDILIIGEDTGAHQIDYIWAYNVKTKDITRILTSPYGSETTSPFWYPNIGGNAYMTTVIQHPFGESDKDKKDSAADTESWIGVVGPFPAFK, encoded by the coding sequence ATGAACCATAAAAATGCCCTTAAAAGTTTAGTTGCAAGTTCAGCTATTGCTTTAATTTTCACAGCCTGTAGTCAGCCAGAATTGGCTTCAGTAAATAAAGATGGACATAATGATATTTATTTCAAACCTGTTGCTGCTCCTATAATGGATGCCGAAAAGAAAAAAATCATGACTTCAAGTGAAGTTGTTATAAATGGAGACGTTCATAAGATTGGATGGCATACAATTGCAAGAACTGGACAAAAACTTCCAAGTTTAGATGGTAAAACAATGGAGATTTTTGGGCAAGTTAAAAATGAAATGGGACAAGCTATAAATCATAAAGATGGAAGTCCATTTATTTGTAAAACTAGTAAAGATGGTTCAGGTCCAGATCATACAACATTACATGAAAAAGATGGTAAACTTTTTGCAATTACTCAATTTGAGTGTGGACCTGGAGCTATGTATATCTCAAGATTGGAAAAAACTCAAGAGGGAGGATTAAAAGCTGTTGCAACTAGTCATATCTCTCAAGCTGAATTTGAAGGTGGATGGGTTCATTGTGCAGGTATGAAAACTCCTTGGGGATCACATTTAGGTTCTGAAGAGTATGAACCAAATGCTAAAAAAGTCCAAAAAGATGAGTATTATCAAAACTTTGATTTATATTTTAAAGAGGGTAAAGCAGCACTTAACCCATATTTCTGGGGATGGACTCCTGAGGTTACAATTACAAACTCTAAGGGTGATACTGAATATGTAAAACATTATTCTATGGGTAGATTTGCTCACGAGTTAGCTTATGTTATGCCTGATGAAAAAACAGTTTATTTAAGTGATGATGGTACAAATGGAGCTTTATTTATGTTTATTGCTGATGAAGCAAGGGACTTAAGTTCTGGTAGATTATATTCTGCAAAATTATCTCAAAAAAGTGATAAAAATGGTGGTGCTTTTGATATTACTTGGATAAATCTTGGTAAAACTGATGATGCAACTATTAGAAAAGCTATTGAAAAAAGACTTTCATTTGAAGATATATTCTCTTCTGTTACTCCAGATGGTGCTACATGTCCAAGTGGATTTACATCAATCAATACAACTGCAGGTCATGAGTGCTTAAAAGTTAAACCTGGAATGGGAATTATTGCTTCAAGATTAGAATCAAGAAGATTTGCTGCTTTAAGAGGTGCAACTACTGAGTTTAGAAAAAAAGAGGGAATCACATTTGATAAAACTAATGGAAATGTTTATCTAGCAATGTCAAGAATTCAATATGGTATGGAAGATTTTGCAAAAAAAGGTAAGAAAAATGATAAATATGATATTGGTGGGAATAATGACATCAAACTTCCATTAAATAGTTGTGGTGGAGTTTATAAACTTCCTGTTGGAATTGCAAAAGACTCTAAAGGTCTTGCAATTGATTCTAAAATGGTAATAACTTCAATGTCTGGTGAAGTTATGGGTGAGATGAAATCATATCCTGAAGGTGGTGAGTTTGATGGAAACAAATGTGCAGTTGATAAAATTGCAGAGCCAGATAACTTAACATTTATTGATAACTCAGATATCCTAATTATAGGTGAAGATACAGGTGCTCACCAAATTGATTATATCTGGGCTTATAATGTTAAAACTAAAGATATCACTAGAATCTTAACTTCTCCATATGGTTCTGAAACAACTTCTCCATTTTGGTATCCAAATATTGGTGGAAATGCCTATATGACTACAGTTATTCAACATCCATTTGGTGAATCTGATAAAGACAAAAAAGATTCAGCAGCAGATACTGAATCTTGGATTGGTGTAGTTGGACCATTCCCTGCATTTAAATAA
- a CDS encoding metallophosphoesterase: MGFYIFITLFISVMSILTLLISRRLVRKLHFSNKLKLVINIFLAVNLLGVIGYLFARYNPTIPNWAYFLLSIPIGIIFLLFVATVFYEIFSRVLKVIPVNEKRRDFFKKTLDIGAISVATSVNAKAMQNAKTVEIEKVNVKIKGLAKPKKIVQLSDIHIGGLIDKYFISDLVKKVNQLEADVVVITGDLVDTSLDFAKDALDELKNLKSNYGTYFIVGNHEYFHNVTNIIKYVNTLNIKTLENENVYIGKEDEGFNLAGVYDLIGLRVNAYVPDLKKALDGRMINNPTVLLAHQPKFIEEVKDVDLVLSGHTHGGQIFPFNYLVKLQQPYVKGLHQHNENTQIYVNKGTGFWGPPMRLGASSEITLLNLSS; encoded by the coding sequence ATGGGATTTTATATATTTATAACACTATTTATTAGTGTCATGTCAATACTTACTTTACTAATATCAAGAAGATTAGTTCGAAAACTTCATTTTTCAAATAAATTGAAGTTAGTGATTAATATTTTTTTAGCAGTAAATCTTTTAGGTGTCATAGGATATCTATTTGCAAGATACAATCCAACAATACCAAACTGGGCATATTTTTTACTATCAATTCCCATTGGAATAATCTTTTTATTGTTTGTAGCTACAGTTTTTTATGAAATATTTTCTAGAGTTTTAAAAGTAATTCCAGTTAATGAAAAAAGAAGAGATTTTTTCAAAAAAACTTTAGATATAGGTGCAATAAGTGTTGCAACTAGTGTAAATGCAAAGGCTATGCAAAATGCAAAGACGGTAGAGATTGAAAAGGTTAATGTAAAAATAAAAGGTTTAGCCAAACCAAAAAAAATAGTTCAATTAAGTGATATTCATATAGGTGGATTAATAGATAAATATTTTATTTCTGATTTAGTCAAAAAAGTTAATCAGCTAGAGGCAGATGTAGTTGTAATAACAGGAGACTTAGTTGACACAAGTTTAGATTTTGCAAAAGATGCTTTAGATGAACTGAAAAATTTAAAATCTAATTATGGAACATATTTTATAGTTGGTAACCATGAATATTTTCATAACGTAACAAATATTATTAAATATGTAAACACTTTAAATATAAAAACTTTAGAAAATGAAAATGTATATATAGGAAAAGAGGATGAAGGTTTTAATTTAGCTGGAGTTTACGATTTAATAGGTTTAAGGGTAAATGCCTATGTTCCAGATTTAAAAAAAGCTCTAGATGGAAGAATGATAAATAATCCAACAGTTTTACTTGCTCACCAACCAAAATTTATAGAGGAGGTAAAAGATGTGGATTTAGTTTTAAGTGGTCATACCCATGGAGGACAAATTTTTCCATTTAATTATCTTGTAAAACTTCAACAACCTTATGTAAAAGGTTTACATCAACACAATGAAAATACACAAATTTATGTAAATAAAGGAACAGGATTTTGGGGTCCTCCTATGAGGCTTGGTGCTAGTTCTGAAATAACTTTATTAAATCTAAGTTCTTGA
- a CDS encoding Hsp20/alpha crystallin family protein, with protein sequence MLLTRFDPFRQMRELEKSFYNYPSNEGVSGFIPVVNTREGDSSFYIDVDLPGVKKDDIKVDLEKNVLTISGERKTKEEVKEEDYYKVETSFGKFSRSFTLPDNADVENIEAKSVDGVLELVIPKLDESRSKKVISIQ encoded by the coding sequence ATGTTATTAACAAGATTTGACCCTTTTAGACAAATGAGGGAATTAGAAAAAAGTTTTTATAATTATCCTTCAAACGAAGGAGTAAGTGGATTTATTCCTGTGGTTAATACTAGAGAAGGGGATTCTTCTTTTTATATTGATGTTGATTTGCCAGGTGTTAAAAAAGATGATATAAAAGTAGATTTAGAAAAAAATGTTTTAACAATTTCTGGTGAAAGAAAAACAAAAGAAGAGGTAAAAGAAGAAGATTATTATAAAGTTGAAACTTCATTTGGTAAGTTTTCAAGAAGTTTTACCCTTCCAGATAATGCCGATGTAGAAAATATAGAAGCAAAATCTGTTGATGGTGTATTGGAATTAGTTATTCCAAAACTAGATGAAAGTAGAAGTAAAAAGGTTATTAGTATTCAATAA
- a CDS encoding ATP-binding protein, translated as MIKNNSLQTQLLVSILLSIIIGIGAIFYLSYNDLKKEIDSRKTVLYEEKIDNIIYLIEQKYQKLLKTQMVESYEKAFKDGTLKAIKEIFDKDEKDIYPFVIDENKNLVIHRKYNVQNSNLYKNQEEYKKILNLKNGNFLINRKNDERWIVFKSFEPWDWIVGYRINLDEKYSELNKFRQSFLIISLIVLSIISLIIILIVKNVLKPIDNLSDATKEILAGNLNTKIEISGVKELKELSSNFEKMRNHILFEMEALLKSEKEIEGLNKNLQQLVEERTLELKEQKEVFETLFNDSKDGLSMLSFEDGKYIDCNKAFLEIFGLKDKSEIIGKSPYAFSPEYQKDGLTTKEALKEVSKEFNKNGSARFEWIHKKPNNEEFWTEIILSKIVLDSQLVIYGTVRDISEKKDLEEQLHYRNIDLQESNDELETIIENLRETQNKLIESEKLAGLGSLVAGVAHEISTPVGVGLTGSSHLEFLAENILNKYQSGEMSEEDLENYLKTSKELVSVINSNLNRTADIIRNFKQVAVDQTSEQKRLFKVKEYIRGLLISIDSLMQNKKIDINIDCDEDLEIISYPGFFAQIITNLVVNSLNHGFKNRNSGKIDFKIEKIDNNLNFRYSDNGIGIKQENLLKIYEPFFTTNRQEGSSGLGLNIIYNLVTTNLKGSIDCQSELDKGVKFTIKIPL; from the coding sequence ATGATTAAGAATAACTCTTTACAAACACAATTATTAGTATCAATTCTTTTATCAATAATTATAGGTATAGGGGCCATATTTTACTTATCTTACAATGATTTAAAAAAAGAAATTGACTCTAGAAAAACTGTTTTATATGAGGAAAAAATCGACAATATAATTTATTTAATTGAGCAAAAATACCAAAAACTTTTAAAAACTCAAATGGTAGAATCCTATGAAAAGGCCTTTAAAGATGGGACTTTAAAAGCTATAAAAGAGATTTTTGATAAAGATGAAAAAGATATATACCCTTTTGTTATAGATGAAAATAAAAACTTAGTTATACATAGAAAATATAATGTTCAAAATAGTAATCTTTATAAGAATCAAGAAGAGTATAAAAAAATATTAAATCTAAAAAATGGGAATTTTCTAATAAATAGGAAAAATGATGAAAGATGGATTGTCTTTAAGAGTTTTGAACCATGGGATTGGATTGTTGGATATAGAATTAATTTAGATGAAAAATATAGTGAACTTAATAAATTTCGACAAAGTTTTTTAATAATTTCACTTATAGTTTTATCTATAATATCACTTATTATCATTTTAATTGTAAAAAATGTATTAAAACCTATTGATAATCTATCCGATGCTACAAAAGAGATTTTAGCAGGAAACTTAAATACAAAAATTGAGATAAGTGGTGTAAAAGAATTAAAAGAGTTATCATCAAATTTTGAAAAAATGAGAAACCATATTTTATTTGAAATGGAAGCTTTGCTAAAAAGTGAAAAAGAGATAGAAGGATTAAATAAAAATCTTCAACAATTGGTCGAAGAAAGAACATTAGAATTAAAAGAACAAAAAGAGGTTTTTGAGACTTTATTTAATGATTCTAAAGATGGCCTTTCGATGCTTTCCTTTGAGGATGGGAAATATATAGATTGTAATAAAGCCTTTTTAGAGATTTTTGGATTAAAGGACAAAAGTGAAATTATAGGGAAATCTCCTTATGCTTTTTCCCCTGAGTATCAAAAAGATGGTTTAACTACAAAAGAAGCTTTAAAAGAAGTTTCAAAAGAGTTTAATAAAAATGGCAGTGCAAGATTTGAATGGATTCATAAGAAGCCTAATAATGAAGAATTTTGGACTGAGATTATTTTATCTAAAATTGTTCTAGACTCTCAATTAGTAATTTATGGAACAGTTAGGGATATTTCTGAGAAAAAAGATTTAGAAGAACAATTACATTATAGAAATATTGACTTGCAAGAATCTAATGATGAACTAGAAACAATAATTGAAAATTTAAGGGAAACACAAAATAAACTTATTGAGTCAGAAAAACTAGCTGGTTTAGGTAGTTTAGTTGCAGGAGTTGCCCATGAGATAAGCACTCCAGTGGGAGTTGGTTTAACTGGTTCTTCCCATCTTGAGTTTTTAGCTGAGAATATTTTAAATAAATATCAATCAGGTGAAATGAGCGAAGAGGATTTAGAAAACTATTTAAAAACCTCAAAAGAATTAGTAAGTGTTATTAATTCAAATCTAAATAGAACAGCTGATATTATTAGAAACTTTAAGCAAGTTGCTGTTGATCAAACAAGTGAACAAAAAAGATTATTTAAAGTAAAAGAATATATAAGAGGACTTTTAATAAGTATTGATTCTTTAATGCAAAATAAAAAAATTGATATTAATATTGATTGCGATGAAGATTTAGAGATTATCTCTTATCCAGGATTTTTTGCACAAATTATTACTAATTTAGTTGTTAATTCCTTAAACCATGGTTTTAAAAATAGGAATAGTGGAAAGATAGATTTTAAAATAGAAAAAATTGATAATAATTTAAACTTTAGGTATTCAGATAATGGAATAGGGATTAAACAAGAAAATCTTTTAAAAATATATGAGCCTTTTTTTACAACAAATAGGCAAGAGGGTAGTTCAGGTTTAGGATTGAATATAATATATAACCTTGTTACAACAAATTTAAAAGGCTCTATAGATTGTCAAAGTGAGTTAGATAAGGGTGTAAAATTCACAATTAAGATACCACTTTAA
- a CDS encoding ABC transporter substrate-binding protein — MKKLFIFFFLLFSIFSYLDAKIVPSKKVFYINSYHSGLYWSDGIEKSIRKILFKSKIPIEFKRVEMDSKRNNDEKYKIRIALEIKNQIENFKPDVIITSDDNAIKYVILPHFRNSNIPIVFCGINGTIKKYEQLPNNITGMEEVQLVLEMIETLKSYSKKEKIAYLKGDSFSSVTEVEFFEKRINKKIDARFVKTIDEWKENFKDLQNSAGILLIGNGGAIKEWTRYEKELENFVKEHIKIPVVTWDYDTMKLSVLGYTTKPEEQGEWAANTALRVLNGENIKNIPIVVNKKANIYINTTLAKKLNIVFPFELIDYAEIVQ, encoded by the coding sequence ATGAAAAAGTTATTTATTTTTTTCTTTTTATTATTTAGCATATTTTCATATCTGGATGCTAAAATTGTTCCATCAAAAAAAGTTTTTTATATAAATTCCTATCACTCTGGGCTTTATTGGAGTGATGGGATTGAAAAAAGTATTAGAAAAATACTTTTTAAATCTAAGATTCCCATCGAATTTAAAAGAGTTGAAATGGACTCTAAGCGAAATAATGATGAGAAATATAAAATAAGAATTGCCTTAGAAATCAAAAATCAAATTGAAAATTTTAAACCTGATGTAATTATTACTTCTGATGATAATGCTATTAAATATGTTATTTTACCCCATTTTAGAAACTCAAATATTCCAATTGTCTTTTGTGGAATTAATGGAACAATAAAAAAGTATGAACAATTACCTAATAATATAACTGGAATGGAAGAAGTCCAACTTGTTTTAGAGATGATTGAAACTCTTAAATCATATTCAAAAAAAGAAAAAATCGCATATTTAAAGGGAGACTCATTTAGCTCTGTAACAGAAGTTGAGTTTTTTGAGAAAAGAATAAATAAAAAAATAGATGCAAGATTTGTAAAAACCATAGATGAATGGAAAGAAAATTTCAAAGATTTACAAAATAGTGCAGGAATACTTCTTATTGGAAATGGCGGAGCTATTAAGGAGTGGACAAGATATGAAAAAGAACTTGAAAACTTTGTTAAAGAACATATTAAGATTCCTGTTGTAACTTGGGATTATGATACTATGAAATTATCCGTTTTAGGCTATACAACAAAGCCTGAAGAACAGGGTGAGTGGGCAGCAAATACAGCACTAAGAGTTTTAAATGGCGAAAATATAAAAAATATACCAATAGTTGTAAATAAAAAAGCAAACATTTATATAAATACAACTTTAGCAAAAAAGCTTAATATTGTTTTTCCTTTTGAGCTTATAGATTATGCAGAGATAGTACAATGA
- the typA gene encoding translational GTPase TypA: MRDIRNIAVIAHVDHGKTTLVDELLKQSGTFAAHTQVDERVMDSNDIEKERGITILSKNTAIDYEGVRINIIDTPGHADFGGEVERVLKMVDSVLLLVDAQEGVMPQTKFVVKKALSLGHRPIVVVNKIDKPAGEPDRVVDEVFDLFDQMGATEEQLEFPVIYAAARDGYAMHALEDEKKDLQPLFETILNEVPKPQGSEENGLQLQVFTLDYDNFIGKIGISRIFNGKISMGETVMLVKADGEKVKGRVTKLIGFKGLDRIEIKEAGAGDICAVAGFETIDVGDSLCDPANPMPLDPMHIEEPTLSVTFAVNDSPLAGTEGKFVTSNKIDERLKAEMNTNIAMNYEQIGEGKFKVNGRGELQITILAENMRREGFEFSIGRPEVITKEENGVTMEPFEHLVIDTPDEYSGTIIEKLGKKKANMTNMVPMGAGFTRLEFEIPARGLIGIRTEFLTDTKGEGVMNHSFLEFRPYSGNVESRKNGALVSMENGEALGFSIFNLQERGVMYIKPQDKVYVGMVIGEHAKSNDLDVNPIKGKALTNVRASGSDDAIKLIPPRVMSLENALEWIEEDELVEVTPQTIRVRKRELDPTVRKRAAKKAKFAE; this comes from the coding sequence ATGAGAGACATTAGAAATATTGCCGTAATCGCACACGTTGACCACGGTAAAACTACACTTGTTGATGAATTACTAAAACAATCTGGTACTTTCGCAGCTCACACGCAAGTGGATGAAAGAGTAATGGATAGTAATGATATTGAGAAAGAAAGAGGTATTACAATTCTTTCTAAAAATACAGCTATTGATTATGAGGGAGTAAGAATTAACATTATTGACACTCCAGGTCACGCCGATTTTGGTGGAGAAGTTGAGAGGGTTCTTAAAATGGTTGACTCTGTTTTACTTCTTGTTGACGCACAAGAGGGAGTTATGCCTCAAACAAAATTTGTTGTAAAAAAAGCTTTATCTTTAGGACATAGACCAATCGTTGTTGTAAATAAAATAGATAAACCTGCAGGTGAACCTGATAGAGTTGTTGATGAAGTATTTGACCTATTTGACCAAATGGGTGCAACAGAAGAGCAATTAGAATTCCCTGTTATTTATGCAGCAGCTAGAGATGGTTATGCAATGCATGCCCTTGAAGATGAGAAAAAAGATTTACAGCCATTATTTGAAACTATTTTAAATGAAGTTCCAAAACCACAAGGTAGTGAAGAGAATGGTCTTCAACTTCAAGTATTTACTCTTGATTATGATAATTTCATTGGAAAAATTGGTATCTCTAGAATTTTTAATGGAAAAATTTCAATGGGTGAAACTGTAATGCTTGTAAAAGCAGATGGTGAAAAAGTAAAAGGTAGAGTTACTAAACTTATTGGATTTAAAGGTCTAGATAGAATTGAAATCAAAGAAGCAGGAGCTGGTGATATCTGTGCTGTTGCTGGATTTGAAACAATTGACGTAGGTGATTCACTTTGTGACCCAGCTAATCCAATGCCACTAGATCCTATGCATATTGAAGAGCCAACACTTTCAGTTACATTCGCAGTTAATGATTCACCATTAGCAGGTACTGAAGGTAAGTTTGTTACTTCAAATAAAATTGATGAAAGATTAAAAGCTGAGATGAACACTAATATTGCTATGAATTATGAGCAAATTGGTGAGGGTAAATTTAAAGTTAACGGTAGGGGTGAACTTCAAATTACTATTTTAGCTGAGAATATGAGAAGAGAAGGTTTTGAATTCTCTATTGGTAGACCTGAGGTAATTACAAAAGAGGAAAATGGTGTAACTATGGAACCATTTGAACACTTAGTAATTGATACTCCTGATGAGTATTCTGGAACTATCATTGAAAAATTAGGAAAGAAAAAAGCAAACATGACAAACATGGTTCCTATGGGTGCTGGATTTACAAGGTTAGAGTTTGAAATCCCAGCTAGAGGTTTAATTGGTATTAGAACTGAGTTTTTAACTGATACAAAAGGTGAGGGTGTTATGAATCACTCATTCTTAGAATTTAGGCCATACTCTGGAAATGTAGAATCTAGGAAAAATGGAGCACTTGTATCCATGGAAAATGGTGAAGCATTAGGTTTCTCAATTTTCAACCTACAAGAAAGAGGTGTTATGTACATTAAGCCTCAAGATAAGGTTTATGTAGGAATGGTAATTGGTGAACATGCTAAATCCAACGATTTAGATGTTAACCCAATTAAAGGAAAGGCACTTACAAACGTAAGAGCTTCGGGATCAGATGATGCTATCAAGCTTATCCCGCCAAGAGTTATGTCTTTAGAAAATGCACTAGAGTGGATTGAAGAAGATGAGTTAGTTGAGGTTACACCTCAAACGATTAGAGTTAGAAAAAGAGAGCTTGATCCTACGGTTAGGAAAAGAGCTGCTAAGAAGGCGAAATTCGCTGAATAG